In Acidobacteriota bacterium, the DNA window GGAGTTGCGCACGGCGGTGCTCCACGGCTACGCCCGAGCCTGGAATACGGTTGGACAGGTGATCTTCGATGACGACGAGGAGTCGAGTCCGGTGCTGTTCCTCGGACTGGCGTTGTCCCGCGACGGGGCTTGCAACGGTCTTCTGGCCGAGACCGAAGCCGCGGAACTTCCTTTTCTGGATCGCCGAGAGAAGTACTACCTGCGCATCGACGTGACGCCATGGATCGAGCTCGACAGGGATGGCCCGATCGCAAATGCCGCCATCTATACCTACGTTGCTCGCCCGGAGTGCTTTTACGACCCGGTGCGCGACACCCTTCGCTGGGAAGGCCTGGGGGTTGCACAGGGGTACCGACAACTGATCGAGGATGGCCTCGCGGAACGTCCCACCGAGTTCGCCGACGCGTTTCGACGACAGACCTGGCCGATTCCTGCCGGAATCGAAACGATCAGTCGACCGTATCGTTTCCCCGATCCGGAGCAGAATCGGGCGACAGGGCGGGATCGGCCGGCCGAGGACGGTGGACCGGCGCGGGATTAACCAACGCGTTTTCCAGAATCGGCATCAGTCGCTGGGTGAACAGCACCGCATCACTGGCGGTCAGGTGCGACCATTCGGGGCAGTCGAAGTCACTCAGTTCGGGATAGTCCTGGAAGTGAACTCCCGGCGCGCCGGTCACCGCAAGCATGCGCTCGTAGAACGCCTCCCGCGGCGCCATACCGAGCTCGATCTCCCGCAACGTACCGGTCGACGGCAAGCGCACGAAAACGACACGACTACCGCGCGACCGTAGCGTCTCCACCGCGACTCGCAGCCGTTCCAGGTTGGCCTCGATGAACGCGCCGAACATCTGCTGCAACTCCTCCGGCGTCACACCGGGTGGTGGCGGTGGCGGCTTGAACAGTCCCAGCCAGCGACGCTGAATCTCGAGGGCCAGTGGCGACCCGAAGTCGCACTGTTCCCACATGCGGGCCTGTCGACGACCATCGATCCCCGTAAAGTACGGCGGCAAGAGCGGTGGCTGGTTGGCCTCGGCCGCGGGGCGGTTCTTGATCGGTATGCGTGCCAGCAGTTCGCCCAGTTTCAGATCTTCCTGATTCTGATACGCGAAAAGGCGCTGCAGCGGGATGGACAGCGCCAGGCCCGCGCGCTGAGACGGCGACCAGTTCTCGTAGCGTCCGACCGCCTGGCGCGCCTGCTCAACCGGCATGCCCTCGGGGACGAACCACAACGCCGGCGTGACGCCCAGGACCACCGTGCCCGAGAATTTCTCGGCCGCCGCAACACTCTCGAGCAGTTGCATAGGGTTGGTGCCCGGCATCGCCAGTTGGACGGGAGGCTCGATGGAGAAGTAATCCGCGAAGGTCTTCAGATCGAAATCGAACTGAGCGCGGGAGGAGCCGATGATTACCATGTCGATGCCCGGCCGGTCGAGCCGACTGCGTTCCCGGGCCCAGAGGTCGCTGGTCTCGTTGACGCTTGGCCGATAACCCATCCCGCGTACGCGGAGCTCCCACACCGCCGTCACAAGCAACACGAAGACGATGGCGATGACGCAGGAGACGGGCCAGTTCCCACGGGGAACCGCTCGCACGAAACCTTCCGCGTTAGAACTGGAAGTAGATGAACGCATTGTCCGACCCTT includes these proteins:
- a CDS encoding gamma-glutamylcyclotransferase, yielding ELRTAVLHGYARAWNTVGQVIFDDDEESSPVLFLGLALSRDGACNGLLAETEAAELPFLDRREKYYLRIDVTPWIELDRDGPIANAAIYTYVARPECFYDPVRDTLRWEGLGVAQGYRQLIEDGLAERPTEFADAFRRQTWPIPAGIETISRPYRFPDPEQNRATGRDRPAEDGGPARD